In the genome of Phragmites australis chromosome 9, lpPhrAust1.1, whole genome shotgun sequence, the window gctcactctcacccacaccggacctttcggtgaatgaatttttctctgCTTCTGCGCTAAAAAAACTCTGGTGTTCATAATTGCCAcacaccaaactatccggtgaggtcaaacaccctcacaccggactatccggtgagtgtaaactTCCTGCACCGAGACAAGGACATAATCTCCAATTCTTTGCTACTTTGGTTGAATAAGTTCGATCATCGCATAAATAACTATGCATTTGAAATCAGATGGACACTCAACCAAAGCCATacattatcaatcactcatcccAAAcgataaaccaagacacattttaacttggtttcttaatAGATTTATCCAAAAGACCCATTTTTAATACATATGTTTAATGTAACAGAACTTAAGGAGGATTGCAAGAAAACACTGTTTAGTGTCTTGGGATCAAAATTAACGTTAATGAACCTGAAGAACAGCATATATAGTTTCGAACTCCAAAGCAAAGTATAGATAAATTCATAATATTAAAATCTCAAGAATAGCTCATTTTTTCCTGCAGATGACGCAAGTAAAAGACCACTTTTGGGGGATGCCCTTATCATTGCTGCCACATTTTGTATTGCATTTAGTAATGTgtgtgttggggggggggggggtagcgATGGCATTCCATAACTTCTGGCATTGCCAATATACTTGCCGATTTCTCATGATCTATAACAAGAATCCTTTGATGCATAAGAATACTGTGTCAAGAAGAAAGACAGAACCGAATTCCTTGCAATGCTTGGAATATTTGGGATACTTATCACTGGActtcagatgtatcctttccaTGATATCAGATTAATTCTTACTGAAAACTAGCATGGTCTATTGATTATGCTCAACTATAGACTtgccttttattttattttattttatcagtTCAATCATCACCGCTATTTGTTGGAACAAAAGAAGTTGGGTCTATACCCATGAAGTTTCATGTTACCCTATTAACTATCATAAACTACAGATCTCTTCTTGAGACGAAGAATTTGGAGGCTATCAGTTGGTCTCAAACAATGGTAACCAAACTATATTTGTTAACCAACCATAAAACTGTTAAATATGCCATACACCTGTTTGATTTCCTCAGAAAGTAAACTCACCCCCGCTTTTCCATTGTTCCAGATTGGTCTCTTCATAGGATATGCAGTAGCATCTTTTGTGTTCAGCACCATTAGTTCTTTTGTACTTAAGGTTAAGTTTCTTGAACCAATTCAGATCTACTTCCTAGGGAGAAAAAAGTGCATGTTGGAAACGAAAGAAAAAAGATGATATAATCAATTGGTTCTGTAGATTATAATACTAGTTCAGCTGGCTCTTCCATTGTCATTTAGCAGTGTAAAGTAACTTAGTTTTCTGATGAACCTCATGCAGATGAGTGGAGCAACCATGTTTAATCTCCCACTCTTAACAACTGACGTTTGGGCGGTTGCCATTCGAATTTTCATCTATCATCAGCAGGTAAATTTTTTCCAATTCTGAATGTTTGGTCAAAGACATTTCGGCTCTACTATTGTGCTGACACTAattatgtgcaacccatttgtAAATTGGCTCTACTATATAGCATTTGCAGTTGTAGCCATTGGATTGATTATCTACTCGCTGAAGTATGTTGAATTCAACTTTCTCAAAGCATTCATATAAAAGGCACTCAAGTTACTCAAACCTGATATACCTTTTTCCCTGTTATCTATGAAGCGAGAGTTCTTCACATGATGAGACAGCTGCAAGTACGACAGAAACAGCAACTCAGTATGAACAACTTGCAAGTGAGGAAACGGATGGTGCCAATTCGGACTGGCAGAAAAGAAAACATCGGGAAGAAGATCACACCTGTTAGGCGCTCAAGTAACTGCCAGGCAACGAATAGATGTTGTGTAAGAAGATAACACCTGTCAAGGCGCCAAGTAACCTCCAGGCGACGGATAGATTACCAAATCTATCAGAACATATGCAGAGTACTTGAACCAGGGGTTGCAGACTGGAAAGCTTCGGTTTTCACCTAGTTCTCGACTGGTTTTCAATGTAAACAGTTTTAAAACATGCTAGTAATAATCATTAGTAGTTTGAAACTGAATAGCAACATACTGTTGGGGAGTAGTCCCACGCTCCCCCATGCGGCAAAGCGAAGCTACCCGGGGGACCCGTAGAAGCCTTTACACCAGAAAAGGCCTCGCCTCCGCCACTGTCCCGTCCCGGCTCAAGGAACACCGTCCCGTTGTTTTAGTGGTACCCGTGAGTCCATCGCTGTTAGGTATTTCCACGGCCCAACACAAACGCATTCCAACAGAATCTGCAATCAGATATGAGAATTCAGGGGGTGAACCAGGCCAACGTTCAGAATACCGGGAGGCCGGTTCTCACCGGTTTCCCAAATCCTGATTGTAAATAATCGTCTAACCATACATATTTCAAGCATATTGCTAAAAGAACATTTAGTACAGGTGATATTGTTCAAAGATGGCATTGCCAGAGTATTGTATCCACAGTCAAGTTATTCTGACCCTGTTCACCAGAAATCTCCACAGGAACAGACCCCCAAATTGAAGTGGTGGAACCTGCTGCAATCCCGCATTATAATCTCCCTATCCTCGATTTCAGAGACCATCTTGATCACCGTGTGGCAGTCCCCACACACCCGCAGATTTTTGACAATTTGAAGGGGTGTCCCTGGTGGGGTGGCTATCAAGCCAAAGGCGAGGGCTAGCCGCTCGCTATGCATAGCCAGCATAGCTTCTTTCTGCTCTTCTGCCATGTCATGAAGCACAAAGCTTGTGTCAGGACAATAACCTTTTTGCTTCAACCTAGCTGTCAATGCCTTGAGCTTTGCATATATCTGGTCAGATAAAGGATGTGACTTGTCCGAAGCTATAAAGGAATGAACTTTGTTCTTGATCTGAATCCAGCTGCATCCAGCTTCTTTCTTCACCTTTCTAGTGTCCATGAGCTTCCTCACTTCATCCCTCTCTTCCCACTTACCTGCAGCCGAATAAATGTTGGAGAGAAGCACGTATGTAGCCGAGTCAAGTGGCTCAAGTGATAGCAGCTTCTCTGCAGCCAACTTCCCAAGCTCAACATTCTTGTGAACTCTACAAGCACCTAGCAATGTGCGCCACACCATTGGACCTGCTGGGAATGGCATGCCTCCTATAAGGCTTATTGTCTCATCCAGCTTGCCTGCACGGCTATAGAGATCCACCATGCACGCATAATGCtccatggttggactgatatTGTGTTCTCTGACCATCGAATCAAAGTATCGCTGGCCTTCTCCGACAAGACCAGCATGAGTGCATCCCATGATCACTGCAAGGAATGTGACGCCATCCATCTCCATGCCCTCAGTTTCCATCTGCCGAAATATATCAAGGGCCTTTTTGCTGTAACCATGCTGTGCATACCCTGATATCATTGAGTTCCATGACACCAAGTCTCTATCTGTTTGCCTCTCAAAGACACTCTGAGCACTCTCAATGCTCCCTTTCCTTGCGTACATGCTGACAAGTGCGCTGCTCACACAGATTGCATCCTTGTATCTGTACTTGATCGAAACAGCATGGAACTGCCTACCCAGGTCAACACCCGCTGTTGGACTAGCACAAGCATCAATGGCACTAGAGATTGTGAACTCATTTGGCTTCACTCCTAGCATGACCATCTTGATGAATACATTTGTCGCACCATCACAGTCACCAGCTTGGGCATAGCAAGTTAACATTGCAGACCATGCAACAACATCCTTTTGGTCAATTGTTTTGAATATAGATAGGGCTTCTTCAGTGCTGCGAAGCTTAGAGTAAGAGGCCAGAAGTGCAGTTCCAACCGTTGGTGAGCACTGGTAGTTTGTCTTGATAACCTGAGCATGAATCTGCAGAGTCAAGCTGGCCAGTGATGTTGTCAGCATTGCCGAGTAGGTGAACTCATTTGGAGCAACACCGTCTTCTCTCATTCTGCTAAAAAGAGCAGCAGCAAGAGGTGTATCGCCATTCTGAATGCACCCACTAATCATAGCAGTCCATGAAACAACACTCTGGGATCCTGGCATCAACAAAAATATGTTTAAGGCATTGTCCAGTTCACCACATTTGCTGTAGGCATCCATGAGGCCTGTCATTACATTGCCATCCGAATGGAACCCGTGTTTCAAAACACAGCTGTGGAGTTGTCGTACCATGCCAAGCTGTTTGAGATTTGCGCATAATTTGATCACTGTAGAGTAGGTAGACTGTGTAAGCTTGGCTATACTAGCTCGTGAATCATGGAACAGCTGCAGGGCTTCCAGTTCGCACCCGTTCAACAAAAGGCCCGCCATCAATGTGTTCCACGACACCCTGTCCCTGGTCTCCATCCCAGAAAACAGAGTCCTGGCTTCTTCAACTAGTCCGCACTTTGCATACATGTTCATCAGAGAGTTGCACACAAACACAGTCGAGCGGCATCCAAACTTAACTGATTGAGCATGCACGCGCCGCCCAAAATCGGGTGCGCCTTGGCTTGCCACTGCGGAGAGAACACTCGTAAAAGTGAATGGATTGGGCCAGATCCCCTCGGCGCGCATCCTGAAGAAGAGCACCATGACATTCGAGTGTGCCCCGGCCTGGACGTACCCGGTGAGCAACGACGTCCACGTGACGATATTCCTCTCAGGCATCCCCTCGAACACCTTCCTCCCGTCATCGACGCCGCAGCACTTCATGTACATGTCTACGAGAGACGTGCCGACGCTGACGTCGCCCCGATCATACCCGTACCTGACGCACAGGCAGTGCAGCTGCTCCCCGAGACCTCTGTCCGGTACCGACCCGCAGACTTTGAGGACGCACGACAGCATGGCGGCGCCGACGCGCCCGCCCCGGCGGCGGTGCACGTCCAAGAAGTGGTCCAGCGCCTGACGGACCAGCCCGCGCCGCGCGTAGTCGAAGAGGACGCGGTCGGAGCCCGCCGCGGCGTCCCGGCCGGGAATTTCGTCGAACGCCTGGCGAGCACCGGGAGAGTCACGGAGATCGTCGCCTTCCACCGACGGGACACAGGAGGCGAGCGTGGATAGCGGCTTCGGGGCTAGCTTCGGTGCCAAGGTCGCTGGGTTTCTTCCGCGGAGAAGTGCGAGCGCGGTGCTTGGCGACATGATACTGTATTCCACTGTGCTTCCTACTGATGGATCATGGACGTGCGGGGGGATGGCACGGAGATGACGAAGAGTTTGGTCGGTCTGATTTAGGCGGCACATTGCATGGCGCGCCACGACGTGCATGGACGCACAAGTGACAGGCTCCGTGCACCGGAACGACGAGGTCACGGCAAAtgcggcggccggccggccggtggcGACGGTCTGGGACTCTGGCTGGGTGGAGACTTGGGGCCCATTGGGTACCAACTTGTATGCAACGTGCATGCTACTCACTAGTGGATTGGGCCATCTAATACAATCTTGACACACGTCCTGCTGAGCCAGGCCTAGGCAAATTAAAGATTGGCCCAATTTCAAAATCACGCCTAGCCGAATCTGTTTAGGTAGctaacatcaaggatttcaacttcgtttttcatttttttcgtTCAACTGTGAAAAGACCTAAATTCACTATTTTTGGTCTTTTTTAtcgaaattcataaaatttgacCGAAATTTCGATCATTTTTCGTCATCTTCTCTATGTGTCCTATGTgttagtgaaaaaaaaaattctgaaattagatatttcttTCCCTtctgaaattcataaaatttggCCGAAATTTTGGTAAAACTTTAATCCCTAGGCCTAACATTATGTCTCAATTGCGAGAAAAGAGTGGTGCTAacatcatcttaaaaaaaaacatgcttaCCTCATCTCGTAAAAAAAGAAGTTGTATACAAGAGAGTTTTTTTAAGGATCGAGAATAACGAATAGAGAGGATGTGAATGTGCCattcaataaatttcttgtaaAATTGATAGTCTTCACCTATTCGAATACCCAACTCACCTCTACAAGAGAATCACAATAGAACGCTGCTACACAAATGAGCAGCGGAAAAATTATACCTACCCAGAAATTTCAGAAACTCCgaagaaagatcaaaaaccaaactaaaaGATTTAACAAAAAGTGGGTCTTATGGTTGGAATTGAATACTAGCTTCTATAGCAAACCAATCCATAactcatccccacacaaaggtttaatcttgagaaaagatcactcacggaacaaaagatgaacaccaggtgaagaagatctccaagataATGGTCTTAAAGCAAGAGAATTAAAGATcttatcacatatgcatgtgcacgtgaattttatgcctttagcatcGAGAAGAACTACCTCCCaatgtgttaaaatttcagcttaaaaagaaaaataaaaatcgaCACCGAAGAAAAAAACTTACACACAAGccaagggaaccaagagagggaaactagaaggatgggaattcaagcatatgaaataaaataaacctCATTACTTTAGACGGATTATAAaaattttcctctcaaaacttttacctattacataggctaagcatatATCCTCCTCTCCTTTAAAACCTTAGTATaatactctcatatgggtggcacaaagGGGCTCAAATGATGGTTCATTCTCTCTTAAagctctacctctctatttatagacctaggaaacttgactcctaaatttcctagcttttttccaaaatactcctcgcttatagtacacttctacctatcaCCGATgtcattttagtccattttcttaTCCATTCATCAGACGACCGCGGCGCCTTTACGACTTAGAACACCTCGATGCAAACTTCGTGATGTTGACACGTACTTCTCCAATCCTCTCACGGTTTTAaagccaaaccacgaaaccctagTACGCTTCTCAAAATGTGACTAgctgccacttgcttccacATGAAGCAAGTGCTCCGATGATGACGTGTGTCCTCCGTCTTATGACCTTGACCGCCGGTAAGTTTCTcccactctcgatccctcggaccgTCTTGTCATTTGCACTGACAtcccttcgtttgactttgtcaacacaccatcttcatcctctgtttcatgttttgcttgaccttcatgtgtatagctaggatcacccttgactccactcAACCCTCCTTAATCGTTCGGTactaagcacccgcttagcctcgatcacccgccgtcgaccgtaaagttgcatccgtcacctacacaccttaaaataagcaaacacatttcttcacactccaaaatatctctaggttagcattaaatcaaaaacttcaactcagatcACATtctgcagaaaacgtgaacaccagatattccagTGTATTAtactcctgaacaccggaccatctgatgagtgTAACAGTATCTGTTCCAGAAAATTtttgctctctacaagaaaaggttCGATGAAAGCTTTcggtgatctcatatccatcaccggataatacGATATAtgccaatccaccgaaccacccttatgcaacctctctgcaacaaaaggttcGGTGCATTAGCTAGTGTTCATAATCttagcaccggactatctagcgtacataatcaaacatGGTGCCAAATATCTCTACTCTGCAGAAAATACCCCagcgctctcaaagtccatcacctgatcatctggtgtttgcttttatttctgcttcagcactaaaaatgctctggtgctaccATCTGAtgtagccaccacactcaccggaccttctgatgCATTGCTCTAATTTTGctcaaaaaattgctctctgcaagaaataattCGGTGAGTATACACTACCCACATTGGAACGTCCGGTGAACacccggaacatccgatgttcaaaTCGGAACTTCTGGTGTATGTAATCTTTCTACGTATAGAGAATAATTCGCTAATTCTAAATACCAACAGctcgagttagacatgaacaagaacaagcatccacaaacacatgctaacgaAGTTCAAGACATACCAACTGTTGTCAATGCCTCATTACATGCAAACTAAGgcacttctccacttggtttctcaatatccctcttgatgagtgcattgacaaccctcaaagcacaaagatttgggatagaagaagtgaagcacatcaaagtgaccaaaaactcgagaaagagtaaacacaaatcacttggcataagacaGATTGCAAAAGACCGAAGATAGACAGCGACAaaccaaaacctcaaaagagtaagaaaagctcaaaagctcaaaaacaaatgctccccTTTGATGaatgcactttttttttctttgagatttttgttgcaaattttctcatttctcctcctttgtagcatattctcttctttgtgcatatgctctccctctttgtcaatgcaaacatcaaagacaaaatattatgcaatgtaTAAACATGCAATCGTAGTGAGCttttacaagtataccacaaagcatttgcaagtacTAGAAATGTCAAAAGGGCTCCGAAAAAGAGGGGATGAAGCTCACAATTGCAcagaggctcaaaaagagacggTGACACTAGAACATGAAGCTTGACAAGCTAAACCCAAAGAGTTGGTTGGCGTATTTAATTttacatagccgaatcatgtgcaaggtgaccaccacataagcatccactttTGCCGagacaatacaagcattaagaattGGCCAACTTccatctcaaactaggcaaacaatcATTCATGATAGTAAACTTtataaacactcacatatgaaaccaagacttagttagatcaaataattaaaataaaattgattatTTAGGCacatttatttcatttttatcctcatTGACTCTTATCTAAGCACTTGTCTACTTGGTTTCTCAGTTTCCATGCTTCTTCAAATTGTTTCCACATGTCATAGGATTTTTGTGACCCTTTGTAGATAGATATCAGTCAGGTTCATATGAGGTTGAGATGCATGCTAGCCACATCTGATCACGAACCAGTGTATTCAAGGTATAGATGAGATATCTATTGTCGTCTAATTTAACCCTATGAAAACTCAGGTAAGCTGACATTAGAAAAAATATGTAAGCTgagtttatttaaaaaaaagagtaaatttcaaaaacaaaactataactattttgacatgttttgcataaaactataacttttagAGCATATTtcaaaaaactacaactattttaacataAAATTACAACTTTTTCATCACACTCGTTACTGATGCCAGGGGCCACCCATCAGCCGCAATGGCATTTGGGTTTACATCAAGTTACTGGCGGTCACAACAATGTGATGATGTCGTTTAAGTGCAATTACAGGTTTGCTTATATTAGGTATTCATAACTAGCTGACCTCCATGCCAACCAAAATATTATGTCTAGTCACCATAGTTTGTGTCACACTGTTGTCCAGCTCAGCTTTAGGGGTCATCAGATGCCACTAAGGATGGCGAGTGGGTCCCTGACATTAGTAACGGGTGTGGATGACAAAGTTGTAGTTCTGTGAAGCGTAGtattaaaatagttgtagtttttttaatataccCTAAGAGTTGTATTTTTTGGTgacatatgtcaaaatagttgtaattttttttaaatagaccccaaaagttgtagttttgtgtgacatatgtcaaaatagtttttAGGTTTTCAAAATTTACTCAAGACAACAATACTTTTTTCCATCATCATCAATACACCATCTTGAAAGTGAAAATCACCAGTAAATGTACGCATATACTAGATAGTATATATTTGTGTGTAGGTTTAACTTTGTGAATAGATATAGAAACTGAAATGAAGAGGGCGATAAGGCTAGTTatgcaaaggttacaaagtctATTTTCAGGTGTAGGGACAGTATATGATGTAGTTCATGGATCAACATTTCATAACCTTTTCTTGTAGAGTTTTGAGCTTACTACTAAGTTTGTTAAGTCCTCAGTTTGTTAATAGTCTTTACATAAGAATGAGTTGTCCTCATTGCAGTCTATGTATAGAGCATTAATAAATCATGATGTTATTCAACAAAACTGCTTCTTGTGGAAACTAAAACTATTGGCAAGGTAGTGAACAATCCTATTTTTTAACAACAATGAGACTACAACACTTGTTTTTTCTTGCTAGTTGCTAAGTTTATTTGAAGGACAATATGTGCAGCATTTGGTATTGAATCACCTAAAAGTATTGCACAATTGTTTGGAAACTTGTCTGGGaaacattgaaaaaaaaattagacccCAAAATTTGGTTAGGGAAAGTGCTCTTTGTTGGATTATATGGTTAAAGCAAAAACAATATTGTCTTTGACAAGGCACAAACAAATTCTTATATGCATGTTATCTTCAAGGGGGCAAGTGCTCTTTGTTGGATTATATGGTTAAAGCAAAAACAATATTGTCTTTGACAAGGCACAAACAAATTCTTATATGCATGTTATCTTCAAGGGGGCCCACTAGACTCGCTTTTTGTCTTTGCTACAAAAGGAGGCTGCAAGGGAGAGGATGAAGTGGGCATGTCATACTTTGGAGAGCAAATTATGAAGATCTTTGCTAAGTGTGGGTGGAAGTTTACTAATAAAGTTTGTGCTTGAGTTTCTTTTAGTCATATCTCAAACTTTTAAATTTATGCTATTTGTTGACATATATTTATTCAGCCTTTTGCTTAAAAACCTTGTAATGATGAATGATCGAGTGCATGTCTTATATGGTATGAAATAAAGATATTTCTTTATTAAAAAGAGCTTACTACTAAGTTTACACGTTAAGGCTTAAAAAAAGTTTACTACATTAActtactgaaaaaggtttgcaaTATATCATATGCAAGAGAGCTTACTGATGGCTCTTTTGATGGCATCTACTATTCTAACAGTGGTTGCCCATTGTGAAAAATAGGGATGAAAGTAGGACGGGAATATCCTGTTCCGTCTCGTgaccattttcctttttttcctgattgtttttgtttttccgATTCTTACACACGAACGAGACGGTGAGATCCGAAAATAGGGTAAAAAATGGTCAAGCGTCTCGAAATCTTGTTTTTATCCCGATTCACACTTTGTACAAGCCCTTCTGATCCGTCAGTCCTGCCCGGCTGCTCCCATGACGTCGCCTGGCACCGCCCGTCCTGCCCAGCTGCTGGCTGCCCCCATGACGCTAAGAAGTTTTCTGGTGTAGAGCTTGCAACTGCGACCGAATTAGGCCTGCAAGTTCTCGATTGAAGTGCCTTGCAACTGCGACCCAATTAGGCATGCGGGTTCGCTTCCCCTCCACCTGGTCGATAATTTCGAGTGTGTCATATTCCCGTCGCTGCCAATTTGTGCTGCTAGGGCCATACCAAGGAAGGAGGTGGTGCAATGAGGTTGGAGAAGTCCTGGTTCTGCTCCTCCATCTACCCCGACCACGGCATCCAGTTCATCTGCAACGACGCCAAGGTCCGCTCCTTGTCATCCCCTTCTTGTTTTCCCTtagattttgttttgtttggcATATGGAACGCGCCTACTGCGAATTTTTGCCCTGGTTTCAGGGTTTCAATCGTATGGATTGGTTCGTAGCAAGGTCAGTGAAGGAATATTTAGCTGAGGCAGTGATTGTTTTTAGAGGATGATTTGCTTGCCTTTCGCAAAGTGAAATAACTTCAGGTCGTGAATAGCGAGTGATATGTAGAAATAAC includes:
- the LOC133928973 gene encoding pentatricopeptide repeat-containing protein At2g27610; this translates as MHVVARHAMCRLNQTDQTLRHLRAIPPHVHDPSVGSTVEYSIMSPSTALALLRGRNPATLAPKLAPKPLSTLASCVPSVEGDDLRDSPGARQAFDEIPGRDAAAGSDRVLFDYARRGLVRQALDHFLDVHRRRGGRVGAAMLSCVLKVCGSVPDRGLGEQLHCLCVRYGYDRGDVSVGTSLVDMYMKCCGVDDGRKVFEGMPERNIVTWTSLLTGYVQAGAHSNVMVLFFRMRAEGIWPNPFTFTSVLSAVASQGAPDFGRRVHAQSVKFGCRSTVFVCNSLMNMYAKCGLVEEARTLFSGMETRDRVSWNTLMAGLLLNGCELEALQLFHDSRASIAKLTQSTYSTVIKLCANLKQLGMVRQLHSCVLKHGFHSDGNVMTGLMDAYSKCGELDNALNIFLLMPGSQSVVSWTAMISGCIQNGDTPLAAALFSRMREDGVAPNEFTYSAMLTTSLASLTLQIHAQVIKTNYQCSPTVGTALLASYSKLRSTEEALSIFKTIDQKDVVAWSAMLTCYAQAGDCDGATNVFIKMVMLGVKPNEFTISSAIDACASPTAGVDLGRQFHAVSIKYRYKDAICVSSALVSMYARKGSIESAQSVFERQTDRDLVSWNSMISGYAQHGYSKKALDIFRQMETEGMEMDGVTFLAVIMGCTHAGLVGEGQRYFDSMVREHNISPTMEHYACMVDLYSRAGKLDETISLIGGMPFPAGPMVWRTLLGACRVHKNVELGKLAAEKLLSLEPLDSATYVLLSNIYSAAGKWEERDEVRKLMDTRKVKKEAGCSWIQIKNKVHSFIASDKSHPLSDQIYAKLKALTARLKQKGYCPDTSFVLHDMAEEQKEAMLAMHSERLALAFGLIATPPGTPLQIVKNLRVCGDCHTVIKMVSEIEDREIIMRDCSRFHHFNLGVCSCGDFW